The following are encoded in a window of Methylicorpusculum oleiharenae genomic DNA:
- a CDS encoding IS30 family transposase: MEEIAKDIGRSKSTISRELYRNKGQRGYRYQQAQIKAERRHADKPKAIKLDEAMKQAITPLIEEKWSPEQISGRLRLLDEPTVSHETIYRFILADKAKGGELYKHLRHQAKPYRKRYGKNDYRGSNSQFKTLIK; the protein is encoded by the coding sequence CTGGAAGAGATAGCCAAAGACATAGGCAGAAGTAAGTCTACTATTAGTCGAGAACTGTATCGAAATAAGGGTCAACGCGGGTACCGTTACCAGCAAGCGCAGATCAAAGCCGAACGGCGTCATGCCGACAAGCCCAAAGCGATCAAGCTGGATGAGGCGATGAAGCAGGCGATAACGCCACTGATCGAAGAGAAATGGAGTCCGGAGCAAATTTCAGGGCGCCTAAGACTACTGGATGAACCGACGGTTAGCCATGAAACGATTTATCGCTTTATCTTGGCGGACAAAGCCAAGGGTGGTGAGCTATACAAGCATTTGCGGCATCAAGCTAAGCCTTATCGTAAACGTTATGGTAAAAATGACTATCGCGGCAGCAATTCCCAATTTAAAACCCTGATAAAATAA